The stretch of DNA CCGGCCATTGGGTGCCCGCCAACAAAGTCAACGGAATTAGGCAAGACTTTATGCGCCGTTTCTACGATTTCCTTTTTGGTACTTCCTACATCGGTGATGAGTGTACCTGTTTTCATATATGATTTCCCTAGCCTATGTAGGATCTCAACCGTTTCCGTTACAGGAGCTGCAATAAAGATGACATCCGCCTTCCCTACGCCTCTTTCAATACTTGTCACATACTCATCGACTACCTCAAGAGAAAGCGCAAGCCCTGCCCGTTCTTCATTTATGTCATAACCAATTAAATGACAATCATGACTGTTTTTAATCGCTAAAGCAATCGATCCGCCAATTAAACCAAGACCAATCAAAAAGATATTTTCTTTCACTAGACTTCCTCCAAAATGATTCTTCTGAATCTACACTATAGTACTACCTATATATCTATTATACTATTGAAAATTCTATTTTGGAGTAAATAGTATTTAATTGTTAATTATTGTTTACTAATTGCTTTTGGATTAAACAAAAAGTACCGGACACCCAAAAAATTGAAAGGTGCCTGGCACATTGTTCTCCAATGGTGGATATTTTGATAAATTTTCTACTTAACGGGTAATTCAATTATAAATGTAGACCCTATATTCTCTTGACTCTCTACAGCAATTTGCCCGCCATGCAATTTAACAATGGTTGCAACAATCGACAAACCCAATCCAGTCCCCTCAACACTTCTGGTTCGAGCTTTATCTGCCCGGTAAAAGCGGTCAAATATTTTATCGACTTCAGCATCACTCATCCCTAATCCAGTATCACCAAATGTCACGAAAATCGATTTTCCTCTTTCTTCTAATGATATCTCTATACTGCTATTCGGTTTATTATATTTAATAGCGTTTGATAAAAGATTATCCCAAACCGTATTCAGTAAAGAAGGGTCTCCGACAATTTCGATATCAGGCAGGGAGTAACTAAGCATTAATCCATTTTCATTGATTGCCCATTGATAATTCCGGATTAATCCCTTAATTTGCTCACCAATATTAAAAGCCTTTTTCTTCATTACATCCTCATTTCTATCTAATGAAGCAAGTAGTAATAGTTGTTTCGTTAAGGAAGAAAGCCTTTTGATTTCACCATTTATGATGGTCACATATTGCCTTCGATCTTCTTTGCTTAGTAAATCATTATCTAAAAGATTCGTATAACCCTTAATATTCGAGAGAGGTGATTGGATATCATGTGAGATATTTGAGATAAATTCCTTTCTCATATCCTCCATTTGTTCTAACTTTCTTGCCATTTGTAAAAAACTACGGGAAAGCTGCCCTAACTCATCATCACGATTACTATCGAGTTCCACATTATATTTTCCTTTTGCTAGTGATTCTGTTGCTTTCGTTAGTGTAGAAATAGGTTTTATTAGATATCTTGTATTTATCAGAACCATTACGATGGTCAAAATAATCGCTAATAGCAGGATCCATCCTAATAAAACATGCATCTCGCTAAATAGAAATTTGATATCTGGTCTTATAAAAAGAGCATAGTTTTTACCGTTATGTTCTAATGGAACACCTATACTGTTCCTGAGTTCATTGGCAAAAAAACCTGTGACAAACGTTTCCCGTGGAAATTGAAGAATACCATGAAAAATTTCACCATTTAATACAAGATCTTTCGTTGAAATGGGAAGATTTTTATCTCTGAAAGGTTCACCAAAAAACTTCTCATACCCAAGGTTATCGACTAAATAAAGTTGGTATCCAACGGCAGAAAGGTTTTCCAAATAGTCTTCTAGGATGATCTCTGGATGTTCTTTCGCAAACGTGGCAATGTTTTGTGCAACCATTGTGTTTTTTTGATCATTAACTGGCTTAATTTTTTGGTGGTAATACGTATTTGAGATTAGAAAAGCAATGATGAAGCTGATCAACATCATTCCAGTTGTTATGACAATAAATTTCACATAAAGAGTTCTCATACCCGTTTGACCTCCAAAAAATAGCCAACCCCACGTACTGTTTTTATCTGAAAATCATCGCTTAATTTAGAAAAACGTTCCCTTACTCTTTTTATATGAACATCTACGGTTCGATCATCCCCTTCATAATCGATACCCCAAATCTGTTCAATTAGGTGTTCCCTAGAAAACACTTGCTTTGGATTAGAAAATAGATAATTTAAGAGTTCAAATTCTTTTAAAGGTAAAAGCATGGTTCGATTTCCTATCTGTACTTCATAGCTTTTTTTATTGATGGTTGTATTGCCAATACGTATAATGGATTGTTCTATTTGATGGTCATATCGGCGTAACAATGCTTTTATTCGAAAGAGTAATTCCTTTGGTTCAAAGGGTTTAACCAAGTAATCATCTGTTCCAGCTAGAAATCCTTGCTCCTTATCCTCGATTTGGCTTTTTGCGGTTAATAGGAGAACTGGAATTTTGTATTGCTTTCGAATTTCCCTTGTTAGTTCAAAGCCATCCATGAATGGCATCATCACATCGACAACCGCTAAATCACAAGTTACCTTTTTTAATATTTCCAAGGCTTCAATCCCATCTTTTGCTTGTACTACAGTGTAGCCTTGATTCGTTAATTGAATGTTGATTAGATTTAATATAATCATGTCGTCATCAACAATTAAAATAGTTGTCATTGAGGTTTTCTCCCCCGGTAAATGCTATTCTATTCATTATAACCAACTTTGAAATCTAAGTTTGACTATGCAAAACCTTTCCATCACTCATCTTAATGATACAATCTGCATACATAAGCATTTCCTGGTCATGCGTCACCATTAGTGTTGTAAGTTTTAGCGCTTTCGTTAAATCACGAATGATCGTCATCAAATCTTTTGACCTTTTTGAATCCAGGCTCGCAGTCGGCTCATCTGCGAACAGAACCTTAGGTTTATGGATAATGGCTCGAGCAATGGCAACCCGCTGCTTTTCCCCACCTGATAATGTTGCTGGATAGGCATCTTTCCGATGGTTCATTCCTACTAATTCTAGAATTTTGTCAATTTCCTTTTTTTGTTCTCGTTTCTTTAATTTAGATTCTGATACATCCAACATTAGCATTAATTGCTCTTCTACTGTGAGAAAAGGAACCAAATGGGCGAATTGAAAAACAAAACCAAATTTACTTGCTCGAATTTCCCGAACTTGTTCTCCATTCATGGTAGTCATATTTTCACCTTCAAATACCACTTGCCCACATGATGCTTGTTGAAGCCCTGCCGCAATGGTTAAAAGAGTACTCTTTCCAGATCCAGAAGCACCAACCAATGCCGTTAGCTCACCTTCTTTAAGAGAAAGATTGACTCCTTTTAGTACTTCTTCTTCTACCTCACCATTTTTAAACGTTTTTCTAACTTGATCGATTGTAAATATTGTCATACTAAACCTCTCCTTGTTGGATTGCTTGTAATGGTTCGACTTTTTTAATCTGTAATCCTGATATCGTAGCCCCGATAAAAGCAATCAATAAGAAGACTAAGGATAATTGTACGGTTGTTTCTAGGGTCAAACGAAAAGGCAATCCTTCAGGTGCAATCAAGTTAACAACCTGACTAAGCGTAATGGAAATAGCTAATGCAATGGCTGTAATAACGATCAATTGTGTCCACATCATAGTAAACAGTGTTCTTGTTTTCACCCCGATTGCCATTAAGATACCGTATAAACCCATTTTTTGGACGTTCATCATATAGAAAAAGATCCCGAATAACATTCCGCAAATGACAACTAAAAACCAGACAATCATATTTAGTGAGGTCTGCTCAGCTTTGTAACTGGATATTGTATTAAGGAACTGATTTTTAGAAAATAATTCTAAACCAGTCATTGACTCAGATGAATTTTCTCCCGGTACGAATATCAGTTGCATTTCATTACTTCGGTACATTTCGTGGTAGTCTTCGCGATTGATAAATGCAACAGGTGCATGGCTGAATTTCTTTTTGTCCACAAAACCTTTTACAAAAAATGAGCCGCTGTACTGATTATTCGTTAAGGTATCTCCAATATTTATCCCCTTATCTTCCAAAGACCGATCTAATACGATTTCTCCTTTTTTGACATTCGTAAATAAATAGGAGTCAGTTGAAGTTACAAATGCAACACTTTGTTGCTTGGAATCATCATTATTCAAAAACCCCATTTGAATTGAAAATGCAACTGCATCTTTTTCTTTATTTAAAATTACATTCTGGACAATCGGATCAATTCTCGAGAGGTTAATTGTTTGATCACTATTTTTAGCCATATAAAATTTTCCCTCGGGCAAATCTTTAATTAATGCAGCATTGTCTTGTGACAATCCATTTGCCAAACCAGATATAATAAACGTTAATAAACTAACCAAAAATACAATCGAACCTAAAATCAAAAATCTTACCTTATTTTTCTTCATTTCTTTCAAAGCCATATTCATCTTAATTCCTCCAATCGCTTTTTCACATCCTAAGTTTATAATTGGATTGTGAACTGAAGATGAACAACTGAATACATTTTAAGTAAAAAAATAAAAAGTGCCAGGCACCAGCATTAAGGACTGGAACTTGGCACTTTTTTTACTTTATGATTTCCCATTTTTTATGATTAGCTACCTCAAAAAGCCGAGGTTCTGGGTTTACAGCAACAGGATTTCCTACTAATTCAAGAACATTTAAATCTGTATAACTATCCCCATAGGCAAAGCTATTTTCCCAGTCAATGTCTGAATTAGACAGATGTGCATTAATAAATTCTGTTTTTCGCTCACCGTATATATAGTTTACGGTTGCCTTCTTACTCAGTTTTTCATCATTGAACGGAATATTACTTCCAATCACGCAGTCGAAGTTAATATTTTTTGTGACTGAGTTTAGGAGTGGCTCATATGCTCCTGACACCAGCATCGTATAATAGCCATCTTTTTTATGTTGTTCCAGTCTATGTAACATGGATTCACTAAGGTTTTGACTCATGATTCCGCCTATTTGAGAAAAAAACAGCTCAATTTCTTCTTTTGGAGACGATCCAAAAGCAGCTATGTAGGAGCGCATAGAATACTCTTTCATTTTTTGTTCGGGATAAAGTTTGCATTTATATGCTAGGTAAATCGGTAAAATCCTAACGAAGAAATTTCGATACTTCTGAGAATGGATCGGATGATTCTTTAAATGCCCCATCAAAAGCGGGAACGTCTCTTCAGGAAATAATGTTCCATCAAAATCAAAAATTGCAACCTTCATATAATCAGCCTTTCATTTTTAAAAATATGGAGCTAATCACTGGCATTACACTTCCTAAACTTCCAAACCAGCAATTCCAACTCCGCCAGGTCCAGCATGTGTAGATATCATGGAACCGGCTTGAATCCAATTTACATTATGGAAGCCAGCTTCTTTTGCAATAATATCCATCCCCTGCATGATCTCTTCATCTAATCCGATAGAGTAAAGCAGGTAAAGTTGTCCTCTATCTATGTCATATTGTTCTAAATAATCTCGCATGAGTTTTTCTGAAACTACCTCCATTTTGCCACGATATTTCTTTGTTGAAACAAGATTTCCATCGATTAATTCAATCCGTGGCTTTATTTTTAACAATGCCCCTCCGAGATAAGCTAGATTACTAACTCTTCCACCTGCTCTTAAAAACTCTAAACTTCCAGGAACGAAAGCCAGTCTTGATTTTGGAACCTTTGATTCAATACTCTTTACTAGACGAACAGGGTCAATCGAAGGTTCATTCTCTAATAAGGTCACCGCATACATCACGATAGCAGTTAATCCACCAGTAACATTTAATGCATCAATGAGAAAAATATCCTTCATTTCTTCCGTAGCTATGACCGCATTTTGGAAGGATGATGATGCTTTTGACGTATAACCAATATGTATAATGACGCAATCAGGAAAATCAGTTTTAATCTTCGTGAAAAATTCAAGATATTCATGGGAATTGGTAGACGTTGTAGAAGGTATTTTCTTTGTCCGCTCGTAATAGTCATAAATATCTGTTACAGGTAACGAACCATCCAAATAATCTTCTCCAGCCATAATTACATGCATCGGGACAACTTGTACATTATGTTTATCAGCTAATTCAACTGGTAAATCCGCACCACTCTCAGTCGTTAAAATAATTCTTGTCATCAATATCCCCCACTTCTATTAAAAAAATCACAACGTTTCCTTCTGCATTATTAAGTTCTACTCTACTATACATGAAAAAGGCCTATAGGTTACACTTATCTATAAAAGAAATATCCCAAACAGTGAGAGCACTGTCTGGGTTCAAAGAGCAGTTATTTTTTAATAAGTTATGCTCTAGCCCAATTATTGCTCTCTAATCTTTGCAAGATTTACATATTGAAAATTTCTCAATAATATAGATAGAATTGAAAATATCTATTTAGCTAACACAGATCATAATAGCAATATCACATGATTGAGGTGCTTATTACTTGAATGTACTTGAAACAGAACGATTAACTCTTCGTTGGTTAACAACAGATGATGCAGCGTTTATACTCGAACTTTTAAATGAACCTTCTTGGATACGTTATATCGGAGATAAAGGTGTCCGAACGGTAGAAGATGCAAAAAACTATATTTTAACTGGCCCCTTAAATATGTATTCCCAACTGGGCTTTGGTCTTTATCTGGTTGAATGTAAGCAAGGAAGGACCCCCATCGGCATTTGCGGTTTGTTAAAAAGAGATACATTAGAATATCCTGATATCGGCTTTGCTTTTCTATCAAAATATCAAACACAAGGTTATGGATTTGAGTCAGCCTCAGCTACTCTTAAGTATGGGCATGAACAACTGCATCTTAAGCGAATCTTGGCCATAACATCTATGGATAATCATGGTTCCTCCAAGCTGCTTGAAAAAATCGGGATGAAATTTGAAGGAACTATAATTTTTCCTAACGATAAGGAAGAGCTTAAATTGTTTGCATCCGAATAATAAATATCATTGGTTTATCCATAACCCTCATTTATAAAAGAGGGTGTGTTTTCGAATTAATTTTAAAACCTCAAACACATATTACCCCGTTCAAAAAAAGAACGGGGGATAGAATAAAGATTTTAAATTTTGATTTTAAATACTTCTTTTCTTTTGCATGATGTCATGCTTATTCCGTTGGCATTTCGTTAAAGAACGCTACATCCTCAATCGGAAGACGTGTAGTAGGATGTCCCGGTTTCGCTGCTTTTCCGATCGCTATGAGCATGACCGGCACAAACTGCTCGGAAATTCCGAACGCTTCAACGAACTTCGCTTTATCGTATCCTCCCATTGGGACCGTGTCGTACCCTTTGGATCGTGCGACAAGCATAAGCTGCATTGAGATAAGTCCGCCATCTGTAAATACGATTTGGCGAGCTACTTCAGGAGACAGGTTTGAGTACATACCGACAGTTCGTTCGATGAATGAGGCAGCCGTATCTACCGGCATAAATCCTGCTTCAACAGCTTGTCCATAAATTTTTTCAGCTTTCTCGTAGCTTTTCACATCGCCAAGGACCGCAATCACGGCAGATGCTTCCACTACTTGTTGTTGGTTAAACGCGATAGGCAAAAGCTTTTCCTTCAACTCTGGTTTATCGATAACGAGAAAACGCCATGGCTGCAGGTTTGAAGACGATGGAGCTAAGGTTGCGAGCTCTAGCATTTCCGTCATTTCTTCACGTGAAATTTGCACGGATGGATCGTATACACGGACAGATCGGCGTTCACGGATAACATCTAAGAACATTTGCTGTTCGATTTTTTCTATAGTTTGAGAGTTTGACATTATAATTCCTCCTAGTAATAGCATGATGATTTGGTTAATTCTATTACGAAAAATTAGAGGTATTTAACCTCATCATAATCAATCTAATGTTTGTACCATACTAGGTAACCTTACTCACATTGATCCAAAATGTCAAAAGGTCTGCTTTAGTAACTTTAACCATTAAATGATGTATATGCATAATACAAACAAGTTGTAGCAAAGTTTTGTAAGTTTCATATATATAATAATAGTAAATAATATAAGACAAGCTGGTGGTGTTGATATTGGAACCTAAATGGCTGGATTGGGCAAAACAGCTTCAATCCATTGCACAGGCGGGATTAACGTATTCAAAAGATGTATATGATTTGGAGAGATTTGAATTAATAAGAAATATAAGCGTTGACATTCTAAACCATTATACAGATATGGACAAGCCTGTAATCAAAGATTTATTTGCAGGTGGAACTGGTTATGCAACTCCTAAGGTTGATATTAGGGCAGTTATCTTTAAGGATGATAAAATACTGATGGTCCGTGAAAATACCGATGGTCATTGGGCATTACCAGGCGGCTGGGCTGACATAGGATATACACCAAGTGAAGTCGCTGTAAAGGAGGTAAAAGAAGAATCGGGATTTACTGTGAAACCGATTAGAGTAATAGCTGTAGCCGATAAAAAGTGCCATCCACACCCTCCTTCTGCCTTTCATGTTTATAAAATATTTATACAATGTGAAATCATTGGCGGGCAGCCAGTTAAAGGAATTGAAACAAGTGAAGTGAAATTCTTTGCTGAAAACGAACTGCCTCCACTGTCAACAGCTCGAAATACACAATCCCAAATTGAAATGGCATTTAAATACTTAAAAAATCCCCATGATGGTGTTTATTTTGATTAATTAAGGTTACTACTATAAATCTCTAAATGATTAAGACCAAGATGTATTTAAAATCATCTTGGTCTTAAATTTCTATTTTCCTTGCCCTGTTATTTTGGCCACTGAATCTTAATCGATTCTCTAAAATGGTCCATATTAAAGTTTTTACCTGGACAACTTTTTTCGATACCTTTTAATTCACGATGCCCAAAAATGCGTGTGATTGATAACTTATATTGATCTAATAGATAAATGCATAGTTTACTTAATGATTTTAGCTGCTCTTTTGATAGAGTTTGAATATCAAAATTACCAGCTAAACAAATACCAATTGATTTTTCATTATAGGAATATGCGTGTGCTCCAACATGGTATCCTCTTCCTTTCATGATATCACCATTTTCTTCAATAAAAAAATTATATCCGATTCCGCTCCATCCACGATGTTCCTGATGAAAACGATGTGTCTTATGAATATCCCAACCTACTTCTTCTGTATGGTGTACAATGATGAACATGACATCTTTTATAGCAACCTGTGGTTCCTTAAACCCCAAATGAATATCTTTAATCCAATCCGGTTCATCCTTCATAAAGACCTCACCTCTTCACAAAAGCTGATCATGACCCCAGTTTTATCATCTGAACGAAGATTATTGCTTTTCTCATATTGTCCTAATTCGACAGCATATACATCTAAACCGATTGTTTGTATCTTTTTAAATGTTTCTTCGATTGAATATTTTGGATGAAAAAGGCCATCTGTCATTAATAATAATGTTTTGATTTCACCGATGTTTACTTGACCATGCTGAATAAAATTAAAAACTTCTTTTTTTCCATTAGCAACCGTGTAACCATATTCCTTATTAGCTAATGAACGATTAAAGATAAGCTGTTGAGTACGATCCTGATAATACACCTCATCTGGAATTTTAACTCCATGCTTTCTTTGTTCCTCACGCCATGCCTTCGCTCTATAACTAATATCTTTTACAGTATCCCTTGTTAAGGCTTTTATGGTTCCGTCTTGATACTCAGCAATGATCATACAATCACCAAGCTGTGCATAAGCAATCTTTCCGTCTTTTTCAATCTTTATAATTGCAGCACATGTTGACCAAAGATTTTCATATTTTGCCTGATTCACCTTATATTTTTCCATATGTTCTCTCAACATTCTATTAGCAGCCATGATTCCTTCAACTAATGAAAGGGTACTTCGATAGAGTCTAAAGAAATAATCTTTAAATATATTAGAGGCTAAATATGCACCATTCATTCCGTTTTCATCTTTAAATGGTATTAATGGAGTTGCCCCATCAAAAACCCCATAAACATTTATCTTTTCATTTAATACGATTGAATCTTCACTTACACGTTTATGAGGGGCAGCACTAAAAAAAGACTCAACTTTCATTCGTTGTCCACCTTTTTTTTGAAAATAACAGAAAAACGATTAAATATATAAAGACATTCTATGATTTAATGAGAAATTTTATGGTTACTAATTTTCTGTTTCTTTAAATGAGGGATGCACCCTTCACTAACCCAGTTAAAGACTATTTAGAGTTTATTACAATAGAATATATGCAGCATTATCCAGCCCTGAGGCACAAGCAGCAGAGGCAGACGGAGAAAATTTATTCAAATTCCTAAATAAACCTCCAATAATCACCTTTGTTGAATAGTCAAATAGATGTAAACTACTATCCTTTGAGGTAGGGTTCTTACTTTAATTTCTGTTATAATAGGGAAAAACGCAATCAGTGAAAGTAGGAACATATATCCAAGAAAAAATCTTGCAGTGAATCGAGAACCATTCAAACCGACGGCGTCCTGCCAAATGACACAAACCCGCACCAGACTCTTTTCGGAGGTGCTCTGATGAGCCGAATTGACCGCGTTGCTGGCATTGCAGCGGTCAAACACTGCAGAAAAACTACAGTGACCGCAAGCACCGATTCAGTCGATTTTTTGCATCCAATCACCCTTCAGGATGCAGTCACATTAGAAGCGTTTGTCACTTGGACCGGGAATACATCGATGGAAGTGTTTGTAAAAGTGATAGCAGACAACTTATTTACAGGGGGAAGCCGAGTGGCGGCGACATCGTTTTTAACCTTTGTCTCGTTAGATGAAGAAGGGCATCCGGCCCCAGTTCCATCTGTTTATCCTGAAACGGAAGAGGAGCACTATTTATTTAATACTGGAGAAGAAAGGTCCATTGCCCGAAAGCTCCGAAGAGAACAAAGCAAGCATCTCGCCCAAACGTTTGGTCGGAAATAAATAGGGCAAATTGCCATAATGGGTTCAGTTTTGAAGTAAAAAATTATCATGATGAAACCCTAACAGAATTAAAACCTTTTTTAACAAGCAAAATTGAACCAAATATTGTACAGAAAACCGCTCAGAGCACATAAGCTCTGAGCTTTTGATATATAGATGTCAAAGCTAATGATGGGACTGAAGTTAAAGTTAGACTATAAATTTTATAGAATACACTGGTCACTGACGAGCCTTTTTTATTCGATGCGGGATTTCCCTAAAAGTAAAACGCGAATCACTTGGAACTCAAGAGATTCGCGTTTTTGTGATACATGATATAGGCAGGTATATTCTATCAGTTCACAGTACCTTCCTTGAGCTTCAATTCCTTTTCTTGAGGAACTGCCCGTTTAATAAAAAACGAGGCGATCCAAGCGATGGATACAAGCCCAAATGCAAGCAAGAACGAGTTTTTCATTCCAGCAATCATCGCTAGAATTTGTAGTGCAGACTCATCTTTTGTGGTCAATGTATTTTCCAAAAAACGACTTGAGGTACTTGTCATGATGGATACAAGTAGTGCTGTCCCGACAGCGCCTGACACCTGCTGAAGTGTGCTGATAATGGCCGTACCGTGCGGATATAAATGAGGAGGCAGAACATTCAAAGCGTTGGTCATGACCGGCATCATGACCATCGAAATACCCAACATCAATAGCGTATTAAAAATCATAATCTTGCTGTACGAGGTCGACAATGTGATAAAGGCAAATTGCAAAAGTGAATTTGCAACCAACCCTAATCCTACGACCGCAAGTAGCTTGGCACCAAATTTATCAAATAATCGGCCTGTAATCGGTGACATAATTCCCATTACAATACCGCCTGGCAGCATAACCAGCCCTGCCTCCAATGGACTGTAACCTAATGCATTTTGGAGAAAAATCGGCAACAGCATCATCGCAGAGAACATCGCCATCATGATAATCATCATAATCAAGGTCGACAACCTAAAAATGTTGTATTTAAATGTTCTTAAATCTAGTAACGGTTGTGCAATCGTCAATTGCCTCCATGTAAACAGTACTAAAGAACCAACGCCGACTGCAATTGAAATAATGACCTCATTGCTCGACCATCCCCCTTGGCCTTCACCAGAACTACTGAAACCGTACACAATCCCCCCAAAACCAATCGTTGAAAGGAGTAGTGATACTGGATCAATCTTAGGATTCGTGGTCTCCGTCACATTTTTGAGTTTGAAATATGCAATGATCATAACCAACAGTGCGATAGGCAGAACACCGTAAAAGAGAATACGCCAACTAAATTGCTCGACAATGATACCTGAAAGAGTAGGTCCAATTGCAGGAGCAAATGTAATGACAATACCAATCGTACCCATTGCCGACCCTCTTTTTTCAATAGGAACCATGGCGAAAACTACATTGGTGAGTAACGGAAAGAGCAAACCGGTTCCCGCCGCTTGAAGCATCCTTCCGATTAAAAGAACAGCGAACCCTGGGGAGATTGCAGCAACAAATGTACCAATCGTAAAAATTCCCATAGCCGTTAGGAATAAGGTTCTTGTCGTGAACCGCTGAATTAAATAAGCAGTGACTGGTATAAGTACACCTATGACTAGAAGATATCCAGTTGACAACCATTGTGCGGTACTAGGTGCGATTCCAATGTCACTCATGATTTTTGACAAGGCCACGTTAAGTAGCGTTTCATTCAA from Neobacillus sp. CF12 encodes:
- a CDS encoding HAMP domain-containing sensor histidine kinase gives rise to the protein MRTLYVKFIVITTGMMLISFIIAFLISNTYYHQKIKPVNDQKNTMVAQNIATFAKEHPEIILEDYLENLSAVGYQLYLVDNLGYEKFFGEPFRDKNLPISTKDLVLNGEIFHGILQFPRETFVTGFFANELRNSIGVPLEHNGKNYALFIRPDIKFLFSEMHVLLGWILLLAIILTIVMVLINTRYLIKPISTLTKATESLAKGKYNVELDSNRDDELGQLSRSFLQMARKLEQMEDMRKEFISNISHDIQSPLSNIKGYTNLLDNDLLSKEDRRQYVTIINGEIKRLSSLTKQLLLLASLDRNEDVMKKKAFNIGEQIKGLIRNYQWAINENGLMLSYSLPDIEIVGDPSLLNTVWDNLLSNAIKYNKPNSSIEISLEERGKSIFVTFGDTGLGMSDAEVDKIFDRFYRADKARTRSVEGTGLGLSIVATIVKLHGGQIAVESQENIGSTFIIELPVK
- a CDS encoding ABC transporter permease, translated to MNMALKEMKKNKVRFLILGSIVFLVSLLTFIISGLANGLSQDNAALIKDLPEGKFYMAKNSDQTINLSRIDPIVQNVILNKEKDAVAFSIQMGFLNNDDSKQQSVAFVTSTDSYLFTNVKKGEIVLDRSLEDKGINIGDTLTNNQYSGSFFVKGFVDKKKFSHAPVAFINREDYHEMYRSNEMQLIFVPGENSSESMTGLELFSKNQFLNTISSYKAEQTSLNMIVWFLVVICGMLFGIFFYMMNVQKMGLYGILMAIGVKTRTLFTMMWTQLIVITAIALAISITLSQVVNLIAPEGLPFRLTLETTVQLSLVFLLIAFIGATISGLQIKKVEPLQAIQQGEV
- a CDS encoding HAD-IB family hydrolase, coding for MKVAIFDFDGTLFPEETFPLLMGHLKNHPIHSQKYRNFFVRILPIYLAYKCKLYPEQKMKEYSMRSYIAAFGSSPKEEIELFFSQIGGIMSQNLSESMLHRLEQHKKDGYYTMLVSGAYEPLLNSVTKNINFDCVIGSNIPFNDEKLSKKATVNYIYGERKTEFINAHLSNSDIDWENSFAYGDSYTDLNVLELVGNPVAVNPEPRLFEVANHKKWEIIK
- a CDS encoding NUDIX hydrolase gives rise to the protein MEPKWLDWAKQLQSIAQAGLTYSKDVYDLERFELIRNISVDILNHYTDMDKPVIKDLFAGGTGYATPKVDIRAVIFKDDKILMVRENTDGHWALPGGWADIGYTPSEVAVKEVKEESGFTVKPIRVIAVADKKCHPHPPSAFHVYKIFIQCEIIGGQPVKGIETSEVKFFAENELPPLSTARNTQSQIEMAFKYLKNPHDGVYFD
- a CDS encoding GNAT family N-acetyltransferase; translated protein: MNVLETERLTLRWLTTDDAAFILELLNEPSWIRYIGDKGVRTVEDAKNYILTGPLNMYSQLGFGLYLVECKQGRTPIGICGLLKRDTLEYPDIGFAFLSKYQTQGYGFESASATLKYGHEQLHLKRILAITSMDNHGSSKLLEKIGMKFEGTIIFPNDKEELKLFASE
- a CDS encoding ABC transporter ATP-binding protein, which codes for MTIFTIDQVRKTFKNGEVEEEVLKGVNLSLKEGELTALVGASGSGKSTLLTIAAGLQQASCGQVVFEGENMTTMNGEQVREIRASKFGFVFQFAHLVPFLTVEEQLMLMLDVSESKLKKREQKKEIDKILELVGMNHRKDAYPATLSGGEKQRVAIARAIIHKPKVLFADEPTASLDSKRSKDLMTIIRDLTKALKLTTLMVTHDQEMLMYADCIIKMSDGKVLHSQT
- a CDS encoding DegV family protein, whose translation is MTRIILTTESGADLPVELADKHNVQVVPMHVIMAGEDYLDGSLPVTDIYDYYERTKKIPSTTSTNSHEYLEFFTKIKTDFPDCVIIHIGYTSKASSSFQNAVIATEEMKDIFLIDALNVTGGLTAIVMYAVTLLENEPSIDPVRLVKSIESKVPKSRLAFVPGSLEFLRAGGRVSNLAYLGGALLKIKPRIELIDGNLVSTKKYRGKMEVVSEKLMRDYLEQYDIDRGQLYLLYSIGLDEEIMQGMDIIAKEAGFHNVNWIQAGSMISTHAGPGGVGIAGLEV
- a CDS encoding response regulator transcription factor; translated protein: MTTILIVDDDMIILNLINIQLTNQGYTVVQAKDGIEALEILKKVTCDLAVVDVMMPFMDGFELTREIRKQYKIPVLLLTAKSQIEDKEQGFLAGTDDYLVKPFEPKELLFRIKALLRRYDHQIEQSIIRIGNTTINKKSYEVQIGNRTMLLPLKEFELLNYLFSNPKQVFSREHLIEQIWGIDYEGDDRTVDVHIKRVRERFSKLSDDFQIKTVRGVGYFLEVKRV
- a CDS encoding peptidoglycan recognition family protein, producing MKDEPDWIKDIHLGFKEPQVAIKDVMFIIVHHTEEVGWDIHKTHRFHQEHRGWSGIGYNFFIEENGDIMKGRGYHVGAHAYSYNEKSIGICLAGNFDIQTLSKEQLKSLSKLCIYLLDQYKLSITRIFGHRELKGIEKSCPGKNFNMDHFRESIKIQWPK
- a CDS encoding nitroreductase family protein, which translates into the protein MSNSQTIEKIEQQMFLDVIRERRSVRVYDPSVQISREEMTEMLELATLAPSSSNLQPWRFLVIDKPELKEKLLPIAFNQQQVVEASAVIAVLGDVKSYEKAEKIYGQAVEAGFMPVDTAASFIERTVGMYSNLSPEVARQIVFTDGGLISMQLMLVARSKGYDTVPMGGYDKAKFVEAFGISEQFVPVMLIAIGKAAKPGHPTTRLPIEDVAFFNEMPTE